A DNA window from Rhizobium jaguaris contains the following coding sequences:
- a CDS encoding MATE family efflux transporter, with amino-acid sequence MTNHSESNMFLSGWLPGVFARAATPIIMITTINGLFAVVDAYFLGVYVGADALSAVSLIFPALMLLIALQSLVFNGMASILARRLGAGDRAGAKQVFSAAHGLALAVVILVNAVYWTAGRQVIAASAEGNAAVAGNAAVFMSVMVGFAPVSFLLSVHIDGLRCEGKIGFMTLVTLASTLLNILANWLLMAVMHWGVIGSAAGSIGAQFICLAIVLFYRWRRPGTLGPSISFPMAEWRGIVAFGAPMSLGFIGISLSSASILFNLSIWHQGDYVATVGAYGIITRVMTFAYLPLLGLGIALQTISGHNHGAALPARVGQSLQIAMVSALVYCTVVELVVEMFAGRLGGVFVSDSVIIAEVGRILPWTVGAYFLFGQMIVLSSYFQSIGDAKRAAIFGLARPYLFTLPLTFLLPFIFGETGIWVVPVFAETGMLLLAWLVLSRNARDRGWRYGLLPA; translated from the coding sequence ATGACGAATCATTCCGAAAGCAACATGTTCCTGAGCGGCTGGCTGCCGGGCGTCTTTGCCCGCGCCGCCACGCCGATCATCATGATCACGACCATCAACGGCCTGTTTGCCGTCGTCGACGCTTATTTTCTTGGCGTTTATGTGGGTGCCGATGCCCTCTCGGCGGTCAGCCTCATTTTTCCGGCGCTGATGCTCCTGATTGCGCTGCAATCCTTGGTCTTCAACGGCATGGCGAGTATCCTGGCGCGCCGATTGGGGGCGGGAGACCGAGCCGGCGCAAAACAAGTTTTTAGCGCCGCCCACGGCCTGGCCCTGGCGGTGGTCATCCTGGTCAACGCCGTCTATTGGACAGCCGGGCGGCAAGTCATCGCCGCAAGTGCGGAGGGTAACGCAGCCGTCGCCGGCAATGCCGCTGTTTTCATGAGCGTCATGGTCGGTTTTGCGCCTGTGAGCTTCCTTTTGTCGGTGCATATCGACGGCCTGCGTTGCGAGGGCAAAATCGGCTTCATGACGCTGGTGACGCTTGCCTCGACCCTGCTCAATATCCTCGCCAACTGGCTGCTGATGGCGGTCATGCATTGGGGCGTCATCGGCTCAGCCGCCGGTTCGATTGGGGCGCAATTCATTTGCCTGGCGATCGTCCTGTTCTATCGCTGGCGGCGGCCCGGTACGCTCGGGCCGTCGATATCATTTCCGATGGCTGAATGGCGCGGGATCGTCGCTTTCGGTGCGCCGATGAGCCTCGGGTTCATCGGCATATCCCTGAGTTCGGCATCGATCCTTTTCAACCTGTCGATCTGGCACCAAGGAGACTATGTCGCGACTGTCGGCGCTTACGGCATCATCACCCGTGTGATGACCTTCGCCTATCTGCCGCTCCTCGGTCTCGGCATCGCCCTGCAGACGATATCCGGTCACAATCACGGCGCCGCGCTTCCGGCCCGTGTCGGCCAAAGCCTGCAGATCGCCATGGTATCGGCGCTAGTCTATTGCACTGTTGTGGAGCTGGTCGTCGAAATGTTCGCGGGCAGACTGGGCGGCGTTTTCGTTAGTGATTCCGTCATCATCGCCGAGGTGGGACGGATACTGCCGTGGACGGTCGGTGCCTATTTCCTGTTCGGGCAGATGATTGTGCTGTCGTCCTATTTCCAGTCGATCGGCGATGCGAAGCGAGCAGCGATCTTCGGCCTGGCACGGCCCTATCTCTTCACGCTACCGCTGACATTCCTACTGCCTTTCATCTTCGGCGAAACCGGAATCTGGGTGGTGCCGGTCTTCGCCGAAACAGGAATGCTTCTGCTCGCCTGGTTGGTGTTATCGCGCAACGCCAGGGACCGCGGCTGGCGATACGGTCTGCTGCCGGCGTGA
- the iolB gene encoding 5-deoxy-glucuronate isomerase, which translates to MPNLKVKPDGSHGRVTHVTPESAGWTYVGFDLHRLKPGETASAETGDREVCLVWVSGKGSAKAGIKDFGSLGERMSPFEGAPHALYVPAGSNWSVTAETELELAVCSAPGGGSYEARAIPPGTHPALTRGKGTNVRYVNNIMPEDDGAAHSLLVVEVITPGGHTSSYPPHKHDQDNLPNESFLEETYYHRLNPPQGFGFQRVYTDDRSLDEVMVLEDGDVTLVPKGYHPCAACHGYDLYYLNVMAGPKRVWKFHNAPEHEWLLKA; encoded by the coding sequence ATGCCAAATCTAAAGGTCAAACCCGATGGCTCCCATGGTCGCGTTACACATGTCACGCCCGAAAGCGCCGGGTGGACCTATGTCGGGTTCGACCTCCATCGCCTGAAGCCGGGCGAGACGGCTTCGGCGGAAACCGGCGATCGCGAGGTCTGCCTCGTATGGGTCAGCGGCAAGGGAAGCGCCAAGGCAGGTATCAAGGATTTCGGCTCGCTCGGCGAGCGCATGTCTCCTTTCGAGGGCGCGCCCCACGCGCTCTATGTTCCAGCAGGATCGAACTGGTCGGTGACCGCAGAGACCGAGCTGGAACTTGCCGTCTGCTCGGCACCGGGCGGCGGCTCCTATGAAGCGCGCGCCATCCCACCGGGCACCCACCCTGCCCTGACGCGCGGCAAGGGCACCAATGTCCGCTACGTCAACAACATCATGCCGGAAGACGATGGCGCGGCTCACTCCTTGCTGGTGGTCGAAGTCATCACACCGGGCGGCCATACCTCGTCCTATCCGCCCCACAAGCATGATCAAGACAATCTGCCGAACGAAAGCTTCCTCGAGGAGACCTACTATCATCGCCTGAACCCGCCGCAGGGTTTCGGCTTCCAGCGCGTCTATACCGACGATCGCTCGCTGGACGAAGTCATGGTGCTGGAGGACGGCGACGTAACACTGGTGCCGAAAGGATACCATCCCTGCGCCGCCTGCCATGGCTACGACCTCTATTATCTCAACGTCATGGCCGGTCCGAAACGCGTCTGGAAGTTCCATAACGCGCCGGAACATGAGTGGCTTCTCAAGGCCTAG
- the iolE gene encoding myo-inosose-2 dehydratase: protein MKAKLGMSPIAWWNDDLPELSDDVSLEECLRQSRSAGFTGMEQGRRFPSNPDEMLPILRAADVTLCGGWFSGTLVNEELAANKDRIAPMIELFKAVNAPCIVYGEVGRSIQGDRSKPLATKPRLSDDEMKAYARRVTEFGEWCAEQGMPLSYHHHMAAVVETEPELDAFMRNSGDGIPLLLDAGHLAFAGGDVLRAIDNHHARINHVHVKDIRKPVIDGLDRSRQSFLDAVALGAFTVPGDGSLDFGAIVQRLADYGYEGWFVVEAEQDPRKAPPQKMAEIGHAELMRVMTTAGYAVETEGFPKG, encoded by the coding sequence ATGAAGGCCAAACTCGGCATGTCGCCCATCGCCTGGTGGAACGACGATCTTCCTGAGCTCAGCGACGACGTATCTCTCGAGGAATGCCTGCGCCAGTCGCGCAGCGCCGGCTTCACCGGCATGGAACAGGGCCGGCGTTTCCCCAGCAATCCTGATGAAATGCTGCCCATCCTACGGGCCGCCGACGTGACGCTCTGCGGCGGCTGGTTCTCGGGCACGCTTGTCAATGAGGAGCTTGCTGCGAACAAGGACCGCATCGCTCCGATGATCGAGCTGTTCAAGGCGGTCAATGCGCCTTGCATCGTCTATGGTGAAGTCGGCCGTTCCATCCAGGGCGACCGCTCCAAGCCGCTCGCCACCAAGCCGCGCCTTTCGGATGACGAGATGAAGGCCTATGCCCGCCGCGTGACCGAGTTCGGCGAATGGTGCGCCGAGCAAGGCATGCCGCTCTCTTATCACCATCACATGGCCGCCGTCGTGGAAACCGAGCCGGAACTCGACGCCTTCATGCGCAATTCCGGCGACGGCATTCCGCTTCTGCTCGATGCGGGGCATCTGGCCTTTGCCGGCGGCGACGTGCTGCGCGCCATCGACAACCACCACGCCCGCATCAACCATGTTCACGTCAAGGATATCCGCAAGCCGGTTATTGATGGGTTGGATCGCAGCCGACAGTCCTTCCTCGACGCAGTGGCGCTCGGCGCGTTCACGGTACCGGGCGACGGCTCGCTCGATTTCGGCGCCATCGTCCAGCGTCTGGCGGATTACGGCTATGAAGGCTGGTTCGTCGTCGAGGCCGAACAGGACCCGCGCAAGGCGCCGCCGCAGAAAATGGCCGAGATCGGGCATGCCGAATTGATGCGTGTCATGACGACAGCAGGCTATGCGGTGGAAACAGAGGGCTTTCCCAAGGGATAG
- the iolD gene encoding 3D-(3,5/4)-trihydroxycyclohexane-1,2-dione acylhydrolase (decyclizing): MGKTIRLTMAQAVVHFLKKQMTVIDGQKLPIFGGVWAIFGHGNVAGMGEALYQVREELPTFRAHNEQGMAHAAIAYAKTSFRQRFMACTTSIGPGALNMVTAAGVAHVNRIPVLFLPGDVFANRAPDPVLQQIEDFGDGTVSANDAFRPVSRYFDRITRPEQIITALKRAMQVLTDPLDCGPVTLSLCQDVQAEAFDYPESFFEEHVWALRRPQPDADELANAIALIRKSEKPVIVAGGGVLYSQATKELAAFAEAHSIPVVVTQAGKSAIDETHPLALGSVGVTGTSAANAIAEETDLVIAVGTRCQDFTTGSWALFKNEKLTMVGLNIAAYDALKHNGHPLVTDAREGLKVLSAGLAGWKAPAVLVEKATREKKIWLEAAAKAMATTNTALPSDAQVIGAVTRTISGEKSILLCAAGGLPGELHKLWPATAPGSYHMEYGFSCMGYEIAGGLGAKMARPDKEVVVMVGDGSYMMLNSELATSVMLGLKLIVVLLDNRGYGCINRLQMATGGANFNNLLKDARHEVMPEIDFRAHAESMGAVAVKVASIAELEQAIEASKKNDRTSVIVIDTDPLITTDEGGHWWDVAVPEVSPRAEVNKARAAYEQARNAQRIG, from the coding sequence ATGGGCAAGACGATCCGATTGACGATGGCTCAGGCCGTCGTGCATTTCCTCAAAAAGCAGATGACCGTGATCGATGGCCAGAAGCTGCCGATCTTCGGCGGCGTCTGGGCGATCTTCGGACACGGCAACGTCGCCGGAATGGGGGAAGCGCTCTATCAGGTGCGCGAGGAGCTGCCAACTTTCCGAGCCCACAATGAGCAGGGCATGGCGCATGCTGCCATTGCTTATGCGAAGACCAGTTTCCGCCAACGCTTCATGGCCTGCACGACATCGATCGGCCCCGGCGCGCTGAATATGGTGACTGCCGCCGGCGTGGCGCATGTCAACCGCATCCCCGTGCTCTTCCTGCCAGGTGATGTCTTCGCCAACCGCGCGCCCGATCCGGTGCTGCAGCAGATCGAGGACTTCGGCGACGGCACGGTTTCGGCCAACGACGCCTTCCGTCCGGTTTCGCGCTATTTCGATCGCATCACCCGACCCGAGCAGATCATCACGGCGCTGAAGCGTGCCATGCAGGTGCTGACCGATCCGCTTGATTGCGGTCCAGTGACACTGTCGCTTTGCCAGGATGTGCAGGCTGAGGCATTCGACTATCCGGAGAGCTTCTTCGAGGAACATGTGTGGGCGCTGCGCCGCCCGCAGCCGGATGCGGACGAACTGGCAAACGCCATCGCGCTGATCCGCAAATCCGAAAAACCCGTGATCGTCGCCGGCGGCGGCGTGCTGTATTCGCAGGCGACGAAGGAGCTAGCAGCCTTCGCGGAAGCGCATAGCATACCTGTCGTTGTGACACAGGCCGGCAAATCGGCGATCGACGAGACGCACCCGCTGGCGCTCGGCTCGGTCGGCGTCACCGGGACGTCGGCCGCAAACGCGATTGCTGAAGAAACCGATCTGGTCATCGCTGTCGGCACCCGCTGCCAGGATTTCACCACCGGTTCCTGGGCGCTGTTCAAGAACGAAAAACTCACGATGGTCGGCCTCAACATCGCGGCCTATGACGCGCTGAAGCACAATGGTCACCCCTTGGTGACAGATGCGCGCGAAGGACTGAAAGTTCTGTCCGCAGGCCTTGCTGGCTGGAAAGCGCCGGCAGTGCTTGTTGAGAAGGCAACGCGGGAAAAGAAGATCTGGCTGGAAGCTGCCGCCAAGGCGATGGCGACGACGAATACCGCCCTGCCCTCCGATGCCCAGGTGATCGGCGCCGTCACCCGCACGATCAGCGGCGAAAAAAGCATTCTCTTGTGCGCTGCGGGCGGTCTGCCCGGCGAGTTGCACAAGCTGTGGCCGGCGACCGCGCCCGGCAGCTATCACATGGAATACGGCTTCTCCTGCATGGGCTATGAGATCGCCGGCGGCCTTGGCGCGAAGATGGCGCGGCCGGACAAGGAGGTTGTCGTCATGGTCGGCGACGGCTCCTACATGATGCTGAATTCGGAGCTGGCGACCTCGGTCATGCTCGGCCTGAAGCTCATCGTCGTCCTCCTCGACAACAGAGGCTACGGCTGCATCAACCGGCTGCAGATGGCGACCGGCGGCGCGAACTTCAACAATCTCTTGAAGGATGCCCGTCACGAGGTGATGCCGGAGATCGATTTCCGAGCGCATGCCGAGAGCATGGGCGCCGTGGCCGTCAAGGTCGCGTCCATCGCCGAGCTGGAGCAGGCGATCGAGGCTTCGAAGAAGAACGATCGCACTTCGGTCATCGTCATCGATACCGATCCGCTGATCACGACGGACGAAGGCGGGCATTGGTGGGATGTCGCTGTTCCCGAGGTCAGCCCGCGCGCCGAGGTCAACAAGGCCCGCGCCGCCTACGAGCAAGCGCGCAACGCCCAGCGTATAGGCTGA
- a CDS encoding bifunctional 5-dehydro-2-deoxygluconokinase/5-dehydro-2-deoxyphosphogluconate aldolase yields MAHDNPGAQPEPTLDVITIGRSSVDLYGQQIGSRLEDIASFAKSVGGCPANIAIGTARLGLKSGLITRVGDEQMGRFIREQAAREGVATAGIATDKERLTALVLLAVEAEGVSPMIFYRSDCADMALDEGDIDENFIKSSRAVLVSGTHFSKPNTEAAQHKAIRIAKANGRKVIFDIDYRPNLWGLAGHAEGFERYVKSDRVSSKMKETLPDCDLIVGTEEEIMITSGADDVLGALKEIRRLSSATIVLKRGAMGCIVYDGPISDDLEAGIVGQGFPIEVFNVLGAGDAFMSGFLRGFLRDEPLKTCATWANACGAFAVSRLLCSPEYPTWAELDFFLKTGSKHRALRKDEAINHIHWATTRRGEIPLLMALAIDHRSQLVSVADELGIAHDRIVAFKRLAVEAAARVSGGRDGYGMLIDERFGRDAFFDAATKNFSWIGRPVELPGSKPLKFEFSQDIGSQLTEWPLNHCIKCLCFYHPDDPAELKAEQQEKLRTLFEAARKVGRELLVEIIAGKNGPLTDDTIPTAMEELYALGIKPDWWKLEPQESTTAWKKIDAVIAKNDPLCRGIVLLGLEAPAEELIRSFEATLAAPSVKGFAVGRTIFSDAARAWMSGGMNDEEAIADMAGRFRQLTQAWLKTRGLE; encoded by the coding sequence ATGGCACACGACAATCCTGGCGCCCAGCCGGAGCCGACACTCGATGTGATCACCATCGGCCGCTCCTCCGTTGATCTCTATGGCCAGCAGATCGGCTCACGCCTGGAGGATATCGCTTCCTTCGCGAAATCCGTCGGCGGCTGCCCCGCCAATATCGCCATCGGCACCGCTCGCCTCGGCTTGAAATCCGGCTTGATCACCCGCGTCGGCGACGAGCAGATGGGCCGTTTCATCCGTGAACAGGCGGCACGCGAGGGCGTCGCGACGGCGGGGATCGCCACCGACAAGGAGAGGCTGACGGCTCTGGTATTGCTGGCGGTCGAGGCCGAAGGCGTCTCGCCGATGATCTTCTATCGTTCCGACTGCGCCGACATGGCGCTCGACGAGGGTGACATCGATGAGAATTTCATCAAGTCCTCCCGCGCCGTGCTGGTTTCTGGCACGCATTTCTCCAAGCCGAATACGGAGGCCGCTCAGCACAAGGCGATCCGCATCGCCAAGGCGAACGGCCGCAAGGTGATCTTCGATATCGATTACCGGCCGAATCTCTGGGGCCTCGCCGGCCACGCCGAAGGGTTCGAACGTTATGTGAAATCGGATCGTGTCTCCTCGAAGATGAAAGAGACGTTGCCGGATTGCGACCTGATCGTCGGCACCGAAGAGGAGATCATGATTACCTCGGGCGCCGATGACGTGCTTGGCGCATTGAAGGAAATCCGCCGCCTTTCTTCGGCAACCATCGTGCTGAAGCGCGGCGCCATGGGCTGCATCGTTTATGACGGCCCGATCTCCGACGACCTCGAGGCCGGCATTGTCGGCCAGGGTTTTCCGATCGAAGTATTCAACGTGCTTGGAGCCGGCGATGCCTTCATGTCCGGCTTCCTGCGCGGCTTCCTGCGCGACGAACCGCTTAAGACCTGCGCCACCTGGGCCAATGCCTGCGGCGCCTTCGCGGTCTCGCGCCTGCTCTGCTCGCCGGAATATCCGACCTGGGCCGAACTCGATTTCTTCCTGAAGACGGGCAGCAAGCACCGGGCGCTGCGTAAAGATGAGGCGATCAATCACATCCATTGGGCGACGACACGCCGTGGCGAAATCCCGCTATTGATGGCGCTTGCCATCGATCATCGTTCGCAGCTCGTCAGTGTCGCCGACGAGCTGGGCATCGCCCACGACAGGATCGTTGCCTTCAAGCGGCTTGCGGTTGAGGCGGCCGCGCGGGTTTCGGGCGGGCGCGACGGCTATGGCATGCTGATCGACGAGCGCTTCGGCCGCGATGCATTCTTCGATGCCGCCACCAAGAATTTCTCCTGGATCGGCCGCCCCGTCGAATTGCCGGGCTCGAAACCGCTGAAATTCGAATTCAGCCAGGATATCGGTTCGCAGCTCACCGAATGGCCGCTCAACCATTGCATCAAGTGCCTCTGCTTCTATCACCCCGACGACCCCGCGGAATTGAAGGCCGAGCAGCAGGAGAAGCTGCGGACCCTGTTCGAAGCAGCCCGCAAGGTCGGCCGTGAGTTGCTGGTCGAGATCATCGCCGGCAAGAACGGACCGCTTACCGACGATACGATCCCGACGGCGATGGAAGAGCTTTACGCACTTGGCATCAAGCCGGACTGGTGGAAGCTGGAACCGCAGGAATCGACGACGGCCTGGAAAAAAATCGATGCCGTGATCGCCAAAAATGATCCATTGTGCAGGGGTATCGTGCTGCTTGGCCTGGAAGCGCCGGCGGAGGAATTGATCCGCAGCTTCGAAGCGACGCTGGCCGCGCCCTCCGTCAAGGGTTTCGCCGTCGGACGGACGATCTTTTCCGATGCGGCACGCGCCTGGATGTCAGGCGGCATGAACGACGAGGAAGCGATCGCCGACATGGCTGGCCGCTTCCGGCAATTGACGCAGGCGTGGCTGAAAACCCGCGGCCTGGAATAG
- a CDS encoding MurR/RpiR family transcriptional regulator — MDNGIETRTKVPRDFESLRSTIIERKNAMPKRLAQIAAFALGNPDEIAFGTTASIATAADVQPSTLVRLAHHLGYEGFSDLQSIFRERLRDRTLSYEERLITLEQSGIEDEEAGILSGFLSAASQSINKLAATIETDTFAKAVDVLAAAETIYLIAKRRSYPLTAHMTYAFSKLNIRHQIVASPNGIDGELARFATERDAAIAASFSPYAADSLAQAQDLAARNVPVIAITDSAFSPLTACATHWFEVAEADFAGFRSLSASMALIMAFPVAIAERRRKDAVAKFHKTKME, encoded by the coding sequence ATGGACAACGGAATCGAAACGCGAACCAAGGTGCCGCGGGATTTTGAAAGTCTGCGCAGCACTATCATCGAGCGCAAGAACGCCATGCCGAAACGTCTGGCCCAGATCGCGGCTTTCGCGCTCGGGAATCCGGATGAAATCGCCTTTGGCACCACGGCAAGCATCGCCACTGCAGCAGATGTCCAGCCGTCAACGCTCGTGCGTCTCGCCCATCATCTCGGCTATGAGGGGTTCTCCGACCTGCAGAGCATTTTCCGCGAAAGGCTGCGCGATCGGACGCTGAGTTATGAAGAGCGGCTGATCACACTGGAACAATCCGGCATCGAGGATGAAGAAGCCGGCATTCTCTCCGGTTTCCTTTCTGCCGCCAGTCAGTCGATCAACAAGCTTGCCGCCACGATCGAGACGGATACGTTCGCCAAGGCTGTGGATGTGCTCGCCGCCGCCGAGACGATCTACCTCATCGCCAAGCGCCGCTCCTATCCGCTGACGGCGCATATGACCTATGCCTTTTCCAAATTGAACATCCGTCATCAGATCGTTGCTTCACCAAACGGCATCGATGGCGAGCTTGCCCGGTTTGCCACGGAAAGAGACGCAGCGATTGCCGCCAGCTTCTCACCCTATGCCGCCGACAGTTTGGCGCAGGCACAGGATCTCGCCGCACGCAACGTGCCGGTGATCGCCATTACCGATTCGGCCTTTTCGCCGCTGACGGCCTGCGCCACCCACTGGTTCGAAGTGGCTGAGGCTGATTTTGCCGGCTTCCGGTCGCTCTCGGCCTCCATGGCTCTCATCATGGCCTTCCCCGTCGCCATTGCCGAACGGCGCAGGAAAGATGCGGTTGCAAAATTTCACAAAACCAAAATGGAATAA
- a CDS encoding Gfo/Idh/MocA family protein has product MKPLGVGLIGTGYMGKCHALAWNAVKTVFGDVERPRLVHLAEANPDLAKERGDEFGFEKTTADWRELIADPEVDVVSVTTPNQFHPEMSIAALQAGKHVWCEKPMAPAYADAERMLSAAKASGKVAILGYNYIQNPVIRHIKALIGEGAIGEVNHVRVEMDEDFMADPEVFFYWKSELAGGYGALDDFAVHPLSLLWFLFGHVEAVITDMVKPYAERPLKEGGRRAVENHDLANVLMRLDGGISAVLMANRSAWGRKGRIALQIFGSKGSITYDQERMNEFELYQAEGRGSEQGFRKILAAPAHRPYDRFIPAPGHGLGFNDLKIIECRELIRAISGDAASVVSFTDGLRIEKSVHAMAQSFHERRWVEI; this is encoded by the coding sequence ATGAAGCCGTTGGGCGTCGGATTGATCGGAACCGGCTATATGGGCAAATGCCATGCGCTTGCGTGGAACGCGGTCAAGACCGTCTTCGGTGACGTCGAGCGGCCGCGCCTTGTGCATCTTGCGGAAGCCAATCCCGATTTGGCAAAGGAGCGTGGCGATGAATTCGGCTTCGAAAAGACGACCGCCGACTGGCGCGAGCTGATCGCCGATCCTGAGGTCGACGTCGTCTCCGTCACGACGCCCAATCAATTCCATCCGGAAATGTCGATCGCGGCGCTGCAAGCCGGCAAGCATGTCTGGTGCGAAAAGCCGATGGCGCCTGCCTATGCCGACGCCGAACGCATGTTGAGCGCCGCCAAAGCCTCAGGCAAGGTCGCTATCCTCGGCTATAATTATATCCAGAACCCGGTTATTCGGCATATCAAGGCGCTGATCGGCGAAGGCGCGATCGGCGAGGTCAATCATGTCCGTGTCGAGATGGATGAAGACTTCATGGCCGATCCGGAAGTCTTTTTCTATTGGAAGAGCGAGTTGGCCGGCGGCTATGGCGCGCTCGACGATTTCGCCGTGCACCCGTTATCGCTGCTCTGGTTTCTGTTCGGCCATGTGGAAGCTGTAATCACCGATATGGTGAAGCCTTATGCCGAACGGCCGTTGAAAGAAGGCGGGCGGCGCGCTGTCGAGAACCACGATCTCGCCAATGTGCTGATGCGGCTCGATGGCGGCATTTCCGCGGTGCTGATGGCGAATCGCTCCGCCTGGGGACGCAAGGGCCGCATTGCGCTGCAGATCTTCGGCTCGAAAGGCTCAATCACCTACGACCAGGAGCGCATGAACGAATTCGAGCTTTATCAGGCGGAGGGCAGGGGCAGCGAACAGGGGTTCCGTAAGATCCTCGCAGCACCGGCCCATAGACCCTATGACCGGTTCATCCCGGCGCCCGGCCATGGGCTCGGCTTCAACGACCTGAAGATCATCGAATGCCGCGAGCTGATTCGCGCCATCTCCGGCGATGCGGCGTCGGTCGTGAGTTTCACGGATGGCTTGCGCATCGAGAAGTCGGTTCATGCCATGGCGCAATCGTTCCATGAGCGCCGCTGGGTCGAGATATAG
- a CDS encoding NAD(P)/FAD-dependent oxidoreductase translates to MTGRLVIVGAGQAGFALAAKLRALGDLRPITIIGAEENLPYQRPPLTKKYLLGEMAFDRLLFRPEHWYADNNVEIRLSTWVEQIDRTVKQVVTQDGSVLDYHTLVLATGAAPRPLPPSVGGALEGVYLARNKRDADQLAGEMRAGRRVLIIGGGYIGLEAAAVARHRGLEVTLIEMADRILQRVAAKETADIMRAIHRQHDVVIREKTGLKQLVGKNGHVVAAELSDGSSIDVDFVVVGIGVAPNDQLAKEAGLEVGNGIIVDSFARTSDPSIFAVGDCAELPWDGGRIRLESVQNAVDQAEAAAAIIAGGDEAYDPKPWFWSDQYDVKLQIAGFNLGYDETLLRPGTREGSASVWYFKKGRFIAVDAINDAKAYVTGKKLLETGTSPDKAVLADPAADLKQLLA, encoded by the coding sequence GTGACGGGCAGATTGGTCATTGTCGGGGCCGGACAGGCCGGTTTCGCGCTTGCAGCCAAATTGCGGGCGCTCGGAGATTTGAGGCCGATCACCATCATTGGCGCGGAGGAAAACCTCCCCTATCAGCGGCCACCGCTTACCAAGAAATACCTTCTCGGGGAGATGGCCTTCGATCGCCTGCTGTTCCGCCCGGAACATTGGTACGCCGACAACAATGTCGAGATTCGCTTGTCTACCTGGGTCGAGCAGATCGACCGGACGGTAAAGCAGGTCGTCACACAGGACGGCTCGGTGCTGGATTATCACACGCTGGTACTGGCAACAGGCGCCGCGCCGCGCCCTCTGCCGCCCTCCGTCGGAGGCGCTCTCGAAGGCGTCTATCTCGCCCGTAACAAGCGCGATGCCGATCAGCTCGCCGGTGAAATGCGTGCGGGCCGCCGTGTCCTCATCATCGGCGGCGGCTATATTGGCCTCGAAGCGGCGGCAGTTGCCCGCCACCGCGGCCTCGAAGTCACGCTCATCGAAATGGCCGACAGGATCCTGCAGCGCGTCGCCGCCAAGGAGACGGCAGACATCATGCGGGCGATTCACAGACAACACGACGTCGTCATCCGCGAAAAGACCGGCCTCAAGCAACTCGTCGGCAAGAATGGCCATGTCGTTGCCGCCGAATTGTCGGATGGCTCCAGCATCGACGTCGATTTCGTCGTCGTCGGCATCGGCGTCGCTCCGAATGACCAGCTCGCCAAAGAAGCGGGACTGGAAGTCGGCAACGGCATCATCGTCGATTCCTTTGCCCGCACCTCCGATCCCTCCATCTTCGCCGTGGGCGATTGTGCCGAGCTGCCCTGGGACGGCGGCCGCATCCGTCTCGAATCGGTACAGAACGCCGTCGACCAGGCCGAAGCCGCAGCCGCAATCATTGCCGGCGGCGATGAGGCCTATGATCCGAAGCCATGGTTCTGGTCGGATCAATATGATGTGAAATTGCAAATCGCTGGCTTCAACCTTGGCTATGACGAAACCCTTCTGCGCCCCGGAACCCGCGAGGGATCGGCTTCGGTCTGGTATTTCAAGAAGGGCCGTTTCATCGCCGTTGACGCCATCAATGACGCGAAGGCCTATGTGACCGGCAAGAAGCTGCTGGAAACCGGCACCAGCCCGGACAAGGCCGTTCTGGCCGACCCCGCCGCAGACCTTAAGCAATTGCTGGCTTAA